One window of Myxocyprinus asiaticus isolate MX2 ecotype Aquarium Trade chromosome 6, UBuf_Myxa_2, whole genome shotgun sequence genomic DNA carries:
- the LOC127442460 gene encoding sorting nexin-16-like, producing MFYQNHSPDVVRRGNGTECNRNVSCTGSMERSLKVTLLGYKVMEEMTKFTVYKILVSRTQDESWVIFRRYTDFSQLHDKLKETFPVFNFVLPPKRWFKNFSTEFLEERQQGLQDFLQDLVANKDVNNSKAFREFLCLDDPPTTSFDSLDEKKQAFCGTLEENTCCLERKLMDNKSETESLRNILVDKELQISKPERTKNSELQFMRSHGACWCGSATDILCTNIQSKRSGGPFQELHQLN from the exons ATGTTCTACCAGAACCACAGTCCAGATGTTGTCAGAAGAGGTAATGGGACGGAGTGTAATAGGAATGTATCTTGTACAGGGAGCATGGAGAGGTCACTCAAGGTCACCCTGCTTGGCTACAAGGTTATGGAGGAGATGACAAAGTTCACA GTGTACAAGATCTTAGTGAGTCGCACTCAAGACGAGAGCTGGGTCATTTTTAGACGATACACAGACTTCTCACAACTACATGACAAG CTGAAGGAGACGTTTCCTGTGTTTAACTTTGTCCTACCACCCAAGCGTTGGTTCAAGAACTTTAGCACAGAATTCCTGGAGGAGAGACAACAAGGCCTACAAGACTTTCTACAGGATCTGGTTGCCAATAAAGATGTTAATAATAG TAAAGCATTCAGAGAGTTCTTATGTCTGGATGACCCACCCACTACTTCCTTTGACAGTCTTGATGAGAAAAAGCAG gCCTTCTGTGGGACCCTGGAAGAAAACACCTGTTGCCTAGAGAGAAAATTAATGGACAACAAGAGTGAGACTGAGTCTCTGAGAAACATCCTGGTGGACAAAGAGCTCCAAATTAGCAAGCCTGAGAGAACAAAGAA TTCTGAATTGCAGTTCATGAGGAGTCATGGAGCGTGCTGGTGTGGATCAGCAACTGACATCTTATGTACAAACATTCAGAGCAAAAGATCTGGCGGTCCATTCCAAGAACTTCATCAACTAAATTAA